The Penicillium psychrofluorescens genome assembly, chromosome: 2 nucleotide sequence catcaccatcaccaccaaaATGGCCGACGCTCACGTTACCCTGCGGACTCGCAAGTTCATCCGCAACCCTCTGCTGGCCCGCAAGCAGATGGTCGTGTAAGACTCCCTTTTTCCACCCCTGTGCGAGGACTGTGCGATCGGTGTGTGGGAATTCGAGATTTGTGGATGGCCATGGACGACTCGACCGGACGTTCAATACACGACAAGAGGAGGAATGCGAGGAGCACGCacacacaaacacaaacGCACGTTCGATTTGGAAACAGCgatctgattttcttctttaCAGGGACGTCCTCCACCCCAACCGCCCCAACGTCTCCAAGGATGAGCTCcgcgagaagctggccgaCCTGTACAAGTCCAACAAGGACCAGGTGTCCGTCTTCGGGTTCCGCACGCAGTACGGTGGTGGCAAGAGCACCGGCTTCGCTCTGGTCTACGACTCGCAGGAGGCCCTGAAGAAGTTCGAGCCTCACTACCGCCTGGTCCGCATCGGTGCCGGCACGAAGATCGAGAAGCCCAGCCGACAGCAGCGTATGTCCCTCGCTCATTCCCCGGTGATTTATTTTCAATGCTGATCTTTATTGCGTACAGGCAAGCAACGGAAGAACCGCTCCAAGAAGTTCCGTGGTACCGCCAAGGTCAAGGGCcccaagaagagcaaggacTAAACGCCTTCACCCCCTACGCTCAATCATCATTATGGAAGAACGAAGGGAGAGTGGTGTGTTCGGTACCTGGGGTTGGGGTTCGGTCGTGTACGTTGTTGGCGGATGGACAGCCTTTTACCATTCCCGCGGCTGAAGAAGGTGGATCGTGGACAAAACTTCCTGTGCTGCTGGATCTGATGGTTCCAAATGGATATTTCAAAAAGTGGACAAGGCGTGTTGTATGTGGATTATCTAGCTGCTTGTGTTTTTTTTGGATCATCAGTTTCTTGCAACATAAGGGCACATGAAATATCCGGGTTGAGGCTGTGGCCTGGAATGAATTCACTACTTGTTTCTCAAACATGGTCTGTCCAGTCGGTGGTATCATTGGTAGACCTGTCTGCTCTGCTTCGTAGTCCCATTGTGCCTGGCCTATTCCACTGAACTCAGTACAACCGCACCTagcctcctcgcccttgaCAAGAGGTAAAGTCAAGTTCTCGAATCACACATGCTCTGCAGGGGCCTGGGAGAATTCCAAATCATCAGGCAGCAGGGCGTTATCTCTTGTGTACCTTCTGTACATACTAATACTCGAACCCTCCGGAGAGAGACATGTGGAAAATGTGTCAGATCAGGTTGTGCAAGGCATGCTGGTGATTTCACAACCTTAATTTCTAATTGTTGTCTCCAATCTCTGTCTTTCAGAGGTAGAAGGCTACATCTTTCATTTCGTTGGGGTTAGAGTTGGGATATATATAGTGAGAAGGATGAAGGTGGTGTGTGGACTCGGAAAAGAGAGTGAGAATATCTGGGGAGATGACCAGGATGAGAGGAAATGAGAGTGACAAATTATTGCTCTCATCGTGTTACCTGCTAGCATATACTGAATGAATCCTTGTTCGTACTCGAAATAGGCTTTTGATAGCCCGGTGCAGATACTGTGTCAATAAAAATGGAATTAGCTAACTATATGTCAACAGGATTAGCAGTTATTCACCATGAACACGATACTAGAAACCCAGAAAAGGCCGTGACAGCAAGCACAAAAGACTCCTCCCTCCATTCCTTCCACTTCAAAACAAAAAGCCAACCACAGCAGACAAATCAGGCATCTCCATCCGACGTGACGAGATAGAAAAAGGACCTGAATGGATATAGTAGAGAGAACCACCCACCCAGATAATCcctgagagagagagtagaTGTGGTCCAGAATCacccccttctcttctccattcAGAAACACAAACAGGGTCAGAGATCCAACCTCGCAAGGCCCAGACACACCCAGCCATTCGAGGGCATGGCCAACCACACACTTCTTGTACACACAAAAGAGAAATGAAATGCAACAGCAGATACAGTAGACAATGCAAATAAAAACACAAATATCAACCTAACCTCCGCAACGGGGTCTGGGTGACCAAGCAGTGTAACAGAACCgaccctccttcttgtcccTTCCTTATCTGGACCAGTCAATTGATTTGGCGTGTGGATGTGAGTAAAACTCGTAGGACTTGTGGTGGAaattcaaaaaaaaaaaatcgaTGTAGAAAAGTAGAGCAATAAACAGAAACAAGACGAAAGCCAAAACCTCAGAGGTGCTATCTCCATGTTCTCCATGGCAAGACGTTCAATAGCTTTGATTCCCCAAAGGAGAAACAGAAGGCCGATTCATATTCACAGCCCCTGCACGGGGATACTCCGCCAGCGAGTCTGTGGGCATGAGGTTGAACGGAAACGCCCCGTTGGGCGGATCAGGATGCCGGACTCGGGTGTAGGGCAGACCGTTCAACAACGTCGAAGCCGAGCAACGAGTATCGCGGGCGTCGGTGCTGCTCCTTTTACTCCGTTCACTGCTGGAATACCCGTATATCCCCAGGTTGCAGTCTGCGTTCAGATCCAAGAGACGTTGCTGGCcactgttgttgttgcttCTGTGGTCACTAGAGAAACTGCGTGCCATGCGAGTGTCtgttggcgaggaagacgaggagtCAATCTGCTCCAGGCCTGAGTAGGGGCAGTGGCTGCTGCTCGCGGAGGATGGTACAGATGGTGCGcccgaggagagagagggagtggTGTTGTCGGCCGTGGTTGGCATCGGGAGGTATCCGAAGGTGAGGTCGGAGACATTATTGGTGTCGGTCTTGATGCGGGTGGATGAGGGACTCGTGCTGAAGGAGGTGTCGTTGCTGGGGAGCATGGGGATTGCTCGTTGGGTGGGAGATGTGTCGCACCGGGCATTCCAGAAGGAGTTCTTGTATTCTGATGATAGAGGCAAGTTGGAGATGCCCTCGGGAAGACTGGTCAGTCCGGTCTGAAGTTGCTGGCTCCGACATGTCGGCGTGGGGAGAGTTATTCCGGAGGCTCCTGCTGACGAGGCAGATGTCATAGGTAACTGAGACATCTCTGTGACCGGAATTCCCTGGCTGGGAAGCATGTAGTTGTATCCAGAAATAGAGCCATTGGTTTCGGAATCGGGGTAGATACATCCGCCGGTGGTGCCTCTGTTGATGCTGAACATGGAATTCCATGCCTTGGGACTCCATGCGGATGCTCCGTAGTCcatgatgctgctgggcagcaTGTTATGCTGTGATTGAGTACTGTAGTTGGCCGACTGCTCATCGTCGTAGTGAAGAGAATGGTCTGCACCAACTGACAAGCGCGGGAATCCATGCTGGACATTGATTGCACCCGCATCGTATTCGGCCGAATGAACAACTCCACCCATCCGTGTTTGAGGCGAGCCCATCGAGAGAAGTGTGGGTTTGCCTGGTGCGTGGGCTGCGTATATCCCCAGCCTGGGCGAGTCCGCAAGTGAGGATCCCATGGAGTATTGCCATCCATTGGAAGTGACAAGCATCTCATGCATCTCATTGAATGTCTTGGCTTTCATCTGGCCGACCATTAGTTCGCAGGCCCTGTTGCCTTTGGAGAATATAGACTTACTCGCAAGAACTGGCAGTCCGTATTGCCTGCACTCCGGCAGTTGGAGCAGGCGTGGCCGTCGCCATTGTCGCCGCTGCATTTGATCTTTCTCCGCCGGCACCGGCCGCACTGCGGAGTGTGAGTAGTAACATGGGTCAAAATGGCAAAGCACTTACTGCGACAGGAACCCGGCGTCTCTGGGGATTGCGATGCTTGCTGTCCAACTCGGATACGGGACTAATGCAGTTGCTGTTGCGTCGGTCACTCAGCTCATGATGGTTTATCCTCCGCATCGAACGAGGACCAGAAAGTGACGAGTCTTGAGAAAGATCGACTTTCTCAGAATAGTACGGATGAGCCATATCCTGGCAAATGGATCAGCTGGGTCCAGT carries:
- a CDS encoding uncharacterized protein (ID:PFLUO_003531-T1.cds;~source:funannotate), with protein sequence MAHPYYSEKVDLSQDSSLSGPRSMRRINHHELSDRRNSNCISPVSELDSKHRNPQRRRVPVACGRCRRRKIKCSGDNGDGHACSNCRSAGNTDCQFLRMKAKTFNEMHEMLVTSNGWQYSMGSSLADSPRLGIYAAHAPGKPTLLSMGSPQTRMGGVVHSAEYDAGAINVQHGFPRLSVGADHSLHYDDEQSANYSTQSQHNMLPSSIMDYGASAWSPKAWNSMFSINRGTTGGCIYPDSETNGSISGYNYMLPSQGIPVTEMSQLPMTSASSAGASGITLPTPTCRSQQLQTGLTSLPEGISNLPLSSEYKNSFWNARCDTSPTQRAIPMLPSNDTSFSTSPSSTRIKTDTNNVSDLTFGYLPMPTTADNTTPSLSSGAPSVPSSASSSHCPYSGLEQIDSSSSSPTDTRMARSFSSDHRSNNNSGQQRLLDLNADCNLGIYGYSSSERSKRSSTDARDTRCSASTLLNGLPYTRVRHPDPPNGAFPFNLMPTDSLAEYPRAGAVNMNRPSVSPLGNQSY
- a CDS encoding uncharacterized protein (ID:PFLUO_003530-T1.cds;~source:funannotate), whose protein sequence is MADAHVTLRTRKFIRNPLLARKQMVVDVLHPNRPNVSKDELREKLADLYKSNKDQVSVFGFRTQYGGGKSTGFALVYDSQEALKKFEPHYRLVRIGAGTKIEKPSRQQRKQRKNRSKKFRGTAKVKGPKKSKD